CCACGATCGCTGTCTGCAGAGCGCCCAATTCTTTGCTTGGCGTTACCTGATCGCGCAGCCGGGTGACCTTGGCAACGAAATAAGGCTCTTGCTGCACGAAGCTGCTTAGCTCCACCCGCGCCAACCCTTGCACTAGTACGCGCATGCTGTGGTCTGGATAACGAATCATTTTCAGCAGGCGCACCGCGGTACCGCGCGAGTACAGACCGGCGGGTTGCGGATTTTCGTCCTCGGGATTCTTTTGCGTGGCCAGCGCCAGCATTCCGGGCGCCCTGCTGGCGGCCTCGATCAACCGCAACGACGCCGGTCGCGAGACCAAAAACGGATGGATCTGGCCCGGGAAAATCACCAGCCCCCGTAGTGGCAACACCGCGAGCGTGGGCCCGATTTCGAGGTTGCCCTCAGCCTCTTCGATTTCTATATTAAAACTCTTGTCATCCGGATCGGGTGAGTTTTGTACGGTCTTTTCTCCCATAATCCTCTTTAACCTTCGTTGGAAAGGGCTCTCCTCCCGCCATTCTTCCGCCCCGCGCGCGGCGCTATGCTGGCAACTGGGATCAGGGTTTTAGCCGCGCGCCCAAGAACCCCGCCTTACCTTGTAAGGCCAATCTAATCATAGTAGTCCAAGGACGCTACCGGCGAGGTGATCTTCTTGGCTAATGACGAATTTTCCCGCTTGTTTACGGTATCGGAAGCCAACGCTTTGATTCCGCGCCTGGAGCTGATTGTGCGGGAATTGCAGAAACAGGCCCAAGTTGTCCGGGTGCATGTGGCTCAGCTCATGGAAGGGCAAAGCGAACCACCCGATCTGGAAGCCTTGAGCCGCCGCGATCCTGCGGTTGGCACCGCGATTCGCGCGATCGCCGAAAATGCCCAGGCCATTGAGGAAATGGGCTGCTTTCTGAAGGATATCGACCTGGGGTTGGTGGATTTCCCGGCGGAAATCGCCGGCGAGGTGGTTTTTCTCTGCTGGCAGTATGGAGAGCCACAACTGCTAGCTTGGCACGCCCTCGATGCCGGCTTCGCTACCCGCCAACCTCTGGCGGGCAGCAGGAAACCGATGCTTAACTGACGTGGCCCAGAAAAGTTAAGGAGTCGCGGCGCGATGATTGCTTTGTTTATCTACCTGATGGCCCTTGGCTGCTGGCTGGGCGGTATGGTCTTTTTTGCCTTTTTTACCGCACCGGTGATCTTTACTCGCTTATCTATCACCGACGCTGGTAAAGTTGTGGCCGGAATCTTTCCCCTCTATTATGGCTTGGCTTATGGCGCTGGCGCAGTCTCTATACTGCTTTCGCTCTATCTGGCCCTCACTCGTGCCGCGCGCGGATGGTGGCTGGCGAGCTGCCTGTTGCTGGCGGTGGCACTGGGCTTGATC
This genomic stretch from Candidatus Binataceae bacterium harbors:
- a CDS encoding DUF2203 domain-containing protein, producing MANDEFSRLFTVSEANALIPRLELIVRELQKQAQVVRVHVAQLMEGQSEPPDLEALSRRDPAVGTAIRAIAENAQAIEEMGCFLKDIDLGLVDFPAEIAGEVVFLCWQYGEPQLLAWHALDAGFATRQPLAGSRKPMLN
- a CDS encoding DUF4149 domain-containing protein — its product is MIALFIYLMALGCWLGGMVFFAFFTAPVIFTRLSITDAGKVVAGIFPLYYGLAYGAGAVSILLSLYLALTRAARGWWLASCLLLAVALGLIAYAGVVVGPKVDAVKSVTEEAHPDPVRKAQFDRLHHLSVQLNASAMVLETIAVLTTAAALV